A segment of the Coleofasciculus sp. FACHB-T130 genome:
AAACCAAATTTAACTTTTTAAGACTGGGGATCAATAATAAGCTTGCGAATTTATGTGAGTTTGGCTTAAGCAGCAGGTAGTAAATGGTAGTCAATGGTGATAGAGGGCTGCTTGGTTTGGTGGCTCTTGCAATCAATCCGCACACCAGGTTGACCAGAAAGTTGCCCGACTGCGGTGAGGGAGCAGTCCATTTCTGGAAAAAGGCGCATGGAATTCTCTTCTAAAGAGACTAAACCTGCAAGGCAAGGGTTCTAAAGTCTCCGTACCGTCTGAACTCTGTTTGATAAAAGCTCTCACAACTTCTGCCCTCTTCATCTGAAGGAGATAGAAGTTGCCAGGCTTTGCTTGTCTCGATAGATAATGGCACCCATCAGGGTGCCTCCCTGAGGTGATGAGAATGCTCGCTCCGAGAAATGTTCTTCAACTGATCAACTTCAACTGGTCAATCAGTGTCTCAATCATCGACCGCTTTCGCAATAGCAGGTTAAACGTTCTCGTTTACAGTGTTGCAGCCCATCCGCGAAGCAATTATGGCTGCGAACAAGGTTCAAACCTTTAGCACCAGTTATCGACGCCGTAGAACTTTTCTTTTTATCTGAGCATCGGACAAGCAGATGGATGGAGAATTCAGCAGTTTCGGCCTATCTGTTATGGCTGTTCTTTATCCCGAACTCACGGTTACGTAATCTGCGTAGGCTGTCAGCATTATGCGTATTACCAGTTCCCGCTCGTGTTTTCACCTGACTCTGGAAATTTCCCCATTCTTGAGAATACTGAATTCTTATGGTTAGCGCTGTCCAAGAAAAAGCGCCATCCGCAAAATCCCTGAAAAGCTTTCAGAATATTTACCGATGTGCTTCAAAAAAAATGTTTTGAAGCTGAGGAAAATACTGCTTTAAATTCAAAACTAATTAGTAAAGTTGTAAGTGTATTTAAGGGTTTTACGTAAATATTCAATACTGTGAAGAAGTCAAAAAGAATTATAAAAGCTGTAGACAAAGAATTATAATTTCAGTTATTAATAAACAAGGAAAAGAAAACACACGTCTGCACCGGGCTTCTAAAGTAAAAACAAACTCAATTATTTTGGATTTATTTGCCGGTTGGATGGGGTGAAGTCGTTCATCGCCTTGGTAGAGGTACTCAAATGAAAATCAAACTAATTACTAGTCTGCTCGCCGCTGCTGCTGCCCTGACCGGCGTCATCTCTGCAACTGCACCGGCATCGGCTGAGATTAACTGGGGTTCTGTAAATACTGCACCCACAAAGAATGCATTGAGCCAATCTGATGATTTTTCAAACATCAGCACGCTTATCGATAGCTTAAACACGCAGATAAATAAGTCTCAAGAAAAATACGCATTTCCAGACTTGAGCCTTTTAGGCGGTAAATCATTTGATTTAAGCAAATTAACGTTGCAAAACGATACTGATGTTCGTGCTTACTTCGTTAATGAAGGAGCGGATTATAACAATCAGCTGGGTTATCAAGCACTTGACAGTAATGGCAATGTTGTTAAAGACGGATTGGCTTTCTGGGAACTCAACAGCAAAGAAAGCATTCGGGAAAATAGCACTAGCTTTACCAATCTAAAGCAAGGAGATTGGGTCAACTTAGGCAACTTCAGCAAAGGTACAACCCTGAACTTCCAGTTGAACGCTAATAGCTTATACAACACCGACAACG
Coding sequences within it:
- a CDS encoding DUF4114 domain-containing protein, translated to MKIKLITSLLAAAAALTGVISATAPASAEINWGSVNTAPTKNALSQSDDFSNISTLIDSLNTQINKSQEKYAFPDLSLLGGKSFDLSKLTLQNDTDVRAYFVNEGADYNNQLGYQALDSNGNVVKDGLAFWELNSKESIRENSTSFTNLKQGDWVNLGNFSKGTTLNFQLNANSLYNTDNAKYSYGIYNSAFNASNPDGLQHAKGYLFNSRYLVIGFEDLYGDGSETGVTPASDRDFNDTVFIVDIGNQSLQSVPEPSATLALVAASTLGMFGLRRRRNSQING